TTCTAATTCCAGTTGCACTAGTCAATATTCGGTAATTAGCGCAACAACAGATTTTACCCGTTTGACTATTTACAAATGACATtcacgaaaaacaacaacaagagagcaacaacaagtcaacaacagcaattTGACCATAAAAGTACGTAACGtaaattctatggtaattgcTTTCTTGCTGAGttaaatcgtaaaaaaaaacctttgtaAATATTACTATCACTATTATGTGTTGCAAGTTTATATATTACTGTACTCCTCTTCAGATATTATATAAGGAGTTACGGACCAAGACTCACCACTTGTTTTAAGTTGATTCATGTTGTGACATCCAAAAAAGATCCAATAATGGAAAAAGATGTGTATGGAGAAGAGGCTTGGCAATCTATAAACAAAAACTTTGATCATGTGAAGGGTAACATTTTTCAGAAGTTCCAAATCTTAGCAGAAATAAGaactaaaatcaaatataagtatgtaacacaattcttttctctgtgtAGGCCTGTATTTAGATCATGCTGGAAGTACTCTATATTCTAAATCAATAATAGAGAATTCACTTACTGAACTAACCCAAAATTGTTTTGGGAATCCACATAGTCGAAACATCCCAAGCAAAATAACAAGTGATTTAATTGATCAAACACGGATTGAacttcttgatttctttcaagcaGACCCTGACCAGTATGCTGTAATATTTACatcaggtatttttttttttcatttaatttaaattagaagaaaatttttagtaACTCTGATCTCTGAAAATTAAATAGGTGCTACTGATAGTCTCAGACTAGTGGCAGAAAgcttcaaattttcaaatgaccCTGATGTTGGTgaatgtggttcttttgtgtaCATTAAAGAGAGCCATACATCTGTCATAGGAATGAGAGAATACTTTAAATCATTTGTTCCATGTTATGCTTTACCATGTGATGAAATCACGACGTACTTAAACCCAGGAAGCGCAACTATTCCCATAGCTGaacacaaaaaatcaaattttttatcttcaaATACCGATGAAAATAAAGgtgattaattaaatatttaagagGGTCCAACGTGCAAGcttgtttaaaataaatatccatttgtcccctttttttacacAGTTAGCCATAATGAGAAATGCAGTGCCAaccaacatgaaaaattcGAGTCATCGTCCAACTCTTTGTTTGTCTTTCCTGCCCAGTGCAATTTTAGTGGTTTCAAATATCCTCTAGAGCTAATCGCGTTTGCCCAAGAAAATGGCTTCTCCGAAATGAAGAGTGATCTGTGTTTAAACAGAGAATTaattagaaaacagaaaaagaaaaataattggttTTGCCTTTTGGATGCTGCCTCATTTGTGGGCACCAATCAATTAAACCTTTCCGTTTGGAAGCCAGATATGGTGGCTATATCTTTTTACAAGATATTCGGTTACCCAACAGGTACGATCAGCCTTGCATGAAAAGCATTTAGCATCTTAACTACTTATGAATTTCTCTCTTAGGTTTAGGTGCTTTAATTGTGCATCGACGAGCTAATCGTGTGTTACAAAAAAAGGTATTCGGCTATTGGCAACATAGCAgtcttttaaatattatttggttcctttttttttctttactgttAAACTTAAGTatgttggaggaggaactGTGGATGTTGTATCGTCATCGCGAGACTTTCATGCAGCTCGCCAACTGCtggaagaaaagtaaaatttgtcgtttatttattttattttactaacGTTTCGCATATTCAAAGAAGTTTATTGGTATggtcttctttaaaaaaaaaagttaaaaaaattaacaaaacagTCCTGTCctgttaaaaataatttttggttttttgcgGTTATTTGTAAACAGAAATAATATAAAGATAATCACCATGTCTTAgttgaaaaaatgattaaattaatttttttaattaatcaaataattttttacccTCAAACAGATTCGAGAATGGAACTATCAATTTTCTTGCAATACTCTCACTTCGCCATGGAATGCGTGAGCTGAAGCGACTCGTTACAACAATGGAGAATGTATCCATCCATACCTTTCAGCTGGGACAGCTATTGTACGTAACCCTGCGCAAGCTGAAATACGCCAACGGAAAATCTTTGGTGAAAATATATTCCCACACGGAATTCACCGATCGACATCGCCAGGGTGCTATTGTCACTTTCAATCTTATGACGGAAAAAGGCGATTATATAGGATATGCTCAtgttggaaaaatttattattagcgTTTTTCATCAACGAggaaaattaatataatttcaCTTTAGGTAGAAAAAATCCTCGCTCTCTATGATATTCACGTGAGGACAGGCTGTTTTTGCAATCCTGCCGcatgtcaaaaatttttagatttatctGAAGAGGATTTGTGCTCCAATTATCTGGTAAGTTAACCTCATAATGCTGCcataatgattttaaaaattatgctGGAGTCATCTATTTTAAGGCCATTTTTTAATCATCAAATGATCGTTGTGGTTGCTTTAATGTATAGTCTGGTCACAAATGTGGCGATGAGAATGATTTGATTGACGGACGCCCAACTGGAGCTGTGCGCGTTTCTTTTGGTTACATGTCACAGGGAAATGACGTCGTTCAATTCGTCAACATTCTGCGCCAGTGTTTTCTTCAAGGTATGTTGTATGATTTACGTCATAGTAACTTTAAcgtacaaattttaaatttttaggcCAGTGTGAAAAAGTGGAAATGGAACCGGAGCAACTTGTGTCGCGCCAACCCAATATTGAACTCTCAGGAATTTGTATATACCCAATTAAATCGTGCGGCGCTTTTAGTCCAAAAGCCTGGCCAATTTCTAAATCAGGTTTATTATACGATCGATGTTGGGTTATTGTAAATGAAGCTGGAGCGGCTTTGACACAAAAGCGAGAACCGAAGCTTTGGTAAATaaactatttaattttttatttaaattctgcattCATACTATACACTACGATTTTCAGTAAAATTCtgataatttgatttgatattaGTATGATCCGACCAGAAATTGAtctaaaggagaaaaaacttattttaaaatgccTTACACAACCTTCGATTACGATGGATATAGAGGATTGTAACTTATCCGCTACAAATGAACTGAAGTTTACCAAGATATGTGGAAGAGTGATGCGATTTGCTGAATGTGAGTCCGTCGTCAATGAATGGCTGAGCAAggtaaaaaaaggcaaaaatatTAGTAATGAACTTGTCCCATACtgtgtataaaaataattgttaaggTCATCGGCCAACCAGCTCTGAAACTGTTAAGATGTTTTGAATCACATTCGTCCTTAGTAAACGATTCCTCATTCCTGCTTGTCAATCTAAATAGCGTCAGTAGGTTACAAATGCAGTTCAGGAATGATGACTCATCGGCACCAATTTCCACGGTAactaatgtttttcatcaccATTTCATGAATATCTCCATGTATCGCAACAATAGGAGCATTATTTCatgcatttcttctttttaggaAGAATTGGTGACGAGATTCCGAGGCAATTTTGTGATAAGCGGCGCAAATTCTTTTGAGGAAGATAGTtggacgaaaataaaaattgggcCGTTCGCTTTTAaggtaaattcaatttaaaaaatgtaatgaaataaaaattgattggaCTGTTTGATCTTATGCAGAACGTTGGTCCGTGCTATCGGTGCCAAATGGTTTGCGTGGATCAAAATACTGCCAGCCGAAATCAAGAAGCTTTATCGGTCTTGGCCAATTTCCGTGGCAAAAAAATGCCGTTTGGAATTTGTCTTGAAATGTCTTCGCAATCCAATGGTTCAGAAGTTGTTGAAATTGGTTCCCGGATAGTACGTGATTATACCGAGGATTCTACAATTTAATTTCGCAATTAAAGTTTCATATGTATAGCCTGTGTGCATTGTTAtgttattagttattattacacaaatgattattaattataaaatacTTTTAACTTTACTGCGCATATGCGTTTAATACATGTGGTAAATGTGGTAAATACGTGTAGCTTTATTTGCGCGAAaggtttaaaaatttaatactgGAATATTTAActagaaaaattgaataaaaatatacaataaaaattaataatacatCAATGGAAGCTTGGAAGGATATTCTCCATGTGTCCGTCGACGCGGGCACAAACTTTCCCGGACCTGTCTGACGCGGAATAAGTCACTTATTCTCTATTTCGATTCCTAACCTAATGAATAATGATATTTGGGATTCATAACAGATTTCCTGTGATAAAAAGgtttgattaattttagtGACGAACACTGGAACGCATGATTGTTGGTTTAATTCTAAAATATAAttccgattta
The window above is part of the Daphnia pulex isolate KAP4 chromosome 3, ASM2113471v1 genome. Proteins encoded here:
- the LOC124191374 gene encoding molybdenum cofactor sulfurase-like isoform X2, with translation MEKDVYGEEAWQSINKNFDHVKGLYLDHAGSTLYSKSIIENSLTELTQNCFGNPHSRNIPSKITSDLIDQTRIELLDFFQADPDQYAVIFTSGATDSLRLVAESFKFSNDPDVGECGSFVYIKESHTSVIGMREYFKSFVPCYALPCDEITTYLNPGSATIPIAEHKKSNFLSSNTDENKVSHNEKCSANQHEKFESSSNSLFVFPAQCNFSGFKYPLELIAFAQENGFSEMKSDLCLNRELIRKQKKKNNWFCLLDAASFVGTNQLNLSVWKPDMVAISFYKIFGYPTGLGALIVHRRANRVLQKKYVGGGTVDVVSSSRDFHAARQLLEEKFENGTINFLAILSLRHGMRELKRLVTTMENVSIHTFQLGQLLYVTLRKLKYANGKSLVKIYSHTEFTDRHRQGAIVTFNLMTEKGDYIGYAHVEKILALYDIHVRTGCFCNPAACQKFLDLSEEDLCSNYLSGHKCGDENDLIDGRPTGAVRVSFGYMSQGNDVVQFVNILRQCFLQGQCEKVEMEPEQLVSRQPNIELSGICIYPIKSCGAFSPKAWPISKSGLLYDRCWVIVNEAGAALTQKREPKLCMIRPEIDLKEKKLILKCLTQPSITMDIEDCNLSATNELKFTKICGRVMRFAECESVVNEWLSKVIGQPALKLLRCFESHSSLVNDSSFLLVNLNSVSRLQMQFRNDDSSAPISTEELVTRFRGNFVISGANSFEEDSWTKIKIGPFAFKNVGPCYRCQMVCVDQNTASRNQEALSVLANFRGKKMPFGICLEMSSQSNGSEVVEIGSRIVRDYTEDSTI
- the LOC124191374 gene encoding molybdenum cofactor sulfurase-like isoform X1: MTFTKNNNKRATTSQQQQFDHKSLYLDHAGSTLYSKSIIENSLTELTQNCFGNPHSRNIPSKITSDLIDQTRIELLDFFQADPDQYAVIFTSGATDSLRLVAESFKFSNDPDVGECGSFVYIKESHTSVIGMREYFKSFVPCYALPCDEITTYLNPGSATIPIAEHKKSNFLSSNTDENKVSHNEKCSANQHEKFESSSNSLFVFPAQCNFSGFKYPLELIAFAQENGFSEMKSDLCLNRELIRKQKKKNNWFCLLDAASFVGTNQLNLSVWKPDMVAISFYKIFGYPTGLGALIVHRRANRVLQKKYVGGGTVDVVSSSRDFHAARQLLEEKFENGTINFLAILSLRHGMRELKRLVTTMENVSIHTFQLGQLLYVTLRKLKYANGKSLVKIYSHTEFTDRHRQGAIVTFNLMTEKGDYIGYAHVEKILALYDIHVRTGCFCNPAACQKFLDLSEEDLCSNYLSGHKCGDENDLIDGRPTGAVRVSFGYMSQGNDVVQFVNILRQCFLQGQCEKVEMEPEQLVSRQPNIELSGICIYPIKSCGAFSPKAWPISKSGLLYDRCWVIVNEAGAALTQKREPKLCMIRPEIDLKEKKLILKCLTQPSITMDIEDCNLSATNELKFTKICGRVMRFAECESVVNEWLSKVIGQPALKLLRCFESHSSLVNDSSFLLVNLNSVSRLQMQFRNDDSSAPISTEELVTRFRGNFVISGANSFEEDSWTKIKIGPFAFKNVGPCYRCQMVCVDQNTASRNQEALSVLANFRGKKMPFGICLEMSSQSNGSEVVEIGSRIVRDYTEDSTI